The window ACCCATCACTGCTCATAGCTAGTGCATTCACCCCAGAATTGTGCTTTTCAAGTGTAGCAACTAAAAAGTGCTTTTTCTCTCCAAAGTCCTTTTTCCAAACCTTAATTTTTTTGTCTGCTGATCCAGTGTAAACATGTCCATCATTTGATGATGTTACTGCATTTATAGCATCATCATGTGCATTTGTCACAGACTCCAAGCATTTGAAGTCTGTTGTGCTCCAAACCTTGAGTGTACGGTCCCACGAAACGGAGTAGAGCAGCAGCTCATCGCTCGACAAGGCCAGTGCAGACACTGCGTCCACATGATGCACCCATGTGCACTTCTTGTGCCTTCTTATTTGGACATGGTTCTTCGGCATCAGGAGCTTCGAGGCGCGGTCACCAAGCGTTGGCAGCGTAGCTAGCCGCGAGCACTTTTGAAAATCAGGCTCCTGGCTGTCGATTTTCCACACTCGGATTTTGTGATCCTGATGAGCACTGAAGAGCTTGTCACCTGAAATGGCTAGGGACTTCACTGCACCCTTTCCTGCAGCCACCATGTTGCGATCATGCTGAGTAGGGCTTTCGTTGTTGAATTCCAGTAAAGGGTTGCACCTCCACGACCGGATTTCTCTGTCAGACGAGCCGGTGTAGATGAAGTTTCCGGCTAGGGTTAGAGAGGATATGTAGGAGTTGTGGCCCTGCAAGGTGGTGAGGCAGTGGTGGTAATTGTTTGATGGAAAGCTGTGTTGCCTGTGGGATTGTGAGGTGAGAGAAGGAACTGACTGGAGACTTGGCTCAGAAGAAAGGTAGGGAAACTCTGATTGGTCATAGAGATCATTGCCTGAGTACTGATAGGATGAGTTGCATTCCATGACTGATCATGTtacagagggagagggagagggagaagaagatgagttaTTATATAGGGAAGGAAACAATGTTGGAGCATTATTAGGAGGCCTATATAAAGCtacaaaatataaacaaatagaTTCTATGTTGGCAAAATGTGATGTAGCAAATATGGGTAATGCTaagaagactaaatttgcaaactaaatgatgtgtcactaataggaatgagcacgtttatcaacgcttaagtaataaatcaatcatcaacttctatgtcctttagtttccaacatttagtttataaaatttagtctctctagcattactcagCAAATATTAGTTTATTAGGTGGGATGTGGAGCCTAGGAATTACTTGTGCATCTATCATGGTTTTCATCAAATTATGCCATACTTCTCTTACTCCAATGCAAGAGGACTTTTTCGGTGTAGCTGTCACTCTACCGCATGATATTATTAGTTCCTTCACGTTatgaaaaaatttatttgtaaCTTTGCATTCTAAACTTTATAATATATCAATTATATTGTTCACTTATGTTATAACTTCACGTGGCAGTATAACACATATCACACCCCCGAAATGCTACTATCCAGACCAATAACACGGCACCGCATGTTTTATGTTCTCTCGTTGTGCTGCATGATTAATTTGGTACACCATCACATTAGCGTTGCTATTTCATGCAGCGAGGGACATAATCAGATGTTTCTGTACATAGTTTGGACCTATGAAAAAACAGTGCAGGATTCAACTATTTTGGTCCCCATTTCGATTGCTCAGTTTTGTCTTTGTCACTGAGTCTGACCCTCCACCATATTTATATAACAATTTCTCCCTTTTTTGGTGGAGAAATTAAGCTCCACTCACCCAACCCTTTCCCTCCACCTACGCTAATATGGTTTGTGATTAACCCATGTTTAAGGTCTGATTGCCACCTAATTAATTATGATGCATGGCCAAAAGATTAATCTAATTTTGAGGGCATTTGCAGGTGAGCAGAGCCATCCGCTTCCCGATCAGCAACAATGGTACAAGGTTTTCCATAACTGAGTGAGAAAATGCTTCtcgatttgatttttttttcaatattctAATCCAATGGTTTTGGGTGTGTGCTTAATTTGACCTCATCAGTATGATGGACGAACAATATGGTATGAGGACTTGAACCTCCACTGTACAACCTACATGTCGTTGGGGTGAGGTGAAATGAAGCACATACCCACAACCATCGTTCTCATTCTCTTAAGTAGTTCTTGGACTCGAGGACTCAGTCTCTATTGAGCGGTGAATCAATTTGATACTCTGCTTAGTTACAAACTTACAGTGCAAGGCTCAAACGCTGTGATTCGATTTCTTTTAAGTCGTTTTCCTAAAATATTGTGAAATTACCTGCAGAAGAGAAAAAAGACAGAAAGTTGATAGGTTGGGTAGCTAGGCAGAGTAGTCACATGTGAGCTCAACATTGCCCTTGGGCATAATTGCTTGATGATCTCTTTCAATTGAAAGTTTGTGTCTCACTGGTTCTTGCTAGCAatatggggtttttttttttttttttttggcattcaactcccatttttttttcagttgagATGCTCTTCGGATCTCATTGTCTAGAGTCAAAGAATCAACAAATTCGAACCACTCAAATTCAATCTGACGGTTCTTATTAACTTAATTTGTTGGTACACCTAACACAAACCAAAGGCCTGAAGATCTCTCTCTTGAACGGTTCGAATtactaacctttagactttggACAGTGAGGTTCGGAGAGGATCTCAACTCCATTTTTATCCCTGCAGATGGAAAATCAAATGGACAGGTGGGACCCACCCCACGAATGGAACCTCTGGACCTATCAGAGAGTGATAAGTGTTTGAGCTCCCCTTGTATTAGACCCCATCGTTTTGTAGGTACAATTGTTCTCTCTTCATCTTTTTAGGCTAACAAATGATGGTCCTTTTTGGCGCATATAAAAACGTACTCTTTGACGGTGACTGGCCTCTGACCTCCAATGGAACTAATTAGGAGCACGAGAAGGATGTTTTGTTGGTGCTAAATGTGCATTATGGCAATATGGAAACATTGGCTTATTATTTATGCACCTTTGATGGCAATTAAGTGATGCGTTATTTCATATCTACTTTCTAATTGCACTTTAAAGCCTtattttggagagagagagagaaaaaaaaggtaCCGCTAGATTGTTATTGTATTGTCAGTTGTGTATCAGACTACAGTAATAAAGcaattcttttttgttttcttgagtTACAGGAAAGATGAGCGTCGAACTGATGTTACAATTGATTGTTGTTGTACTGTAGATGAGAtgtgtttttttccttttataaaTTGATTGTTTAAGTGTTTTCCACTAGTATTATTATgggatgtgtttttttttccttgtataAATTGATTGTTTAAATGTTTTCCACTAGTATTATTAGTTATCAATCAGACTACATTTGGTTGAAGCTCAAGAAACAATGAAGATGAGAGTCGAACTTTTGCGTGAATATGGATGCCACTTgttgtgtaacatcccacatcgcccagggaagtgatccttaaatgtatatttccatccctacctagcacgaggcattttgggagctcactggcttcgggttccgtaggaactctgaagttaagcgagaatgaggccaggtcactcccaggatgggtgacccactgggaagttgctcgtgagttcccaaaaacaaaaccgtgagggaatggtaagctcaaagcggacaatatcgtgctacggtggtagagcaggcccgagatgtggtggacccgggctgggatgtgacaaatggtattagagccaatccaTGGCTAgaagtgtgctgacgaggacgtcggatccctaaggggggtggattgtaacatcccacatcgtccaggggagtgatccttaaatgtatattttcatccctacctagcacgaggtcttttgggagcttaccggcttcgggttccataggaactccgaagttaagcgagaatgggagtgatccttaaatgtatattcatatccctacctagcacgaggctttttgggagctcaccggcttcgggttccgtaggaacaccgaagttaagtgagaatgAGGCCAGGCActctcaggatgggtga is drawn from Malus domestica chromosome 14, GDT2T_hap1 and contains these coding sequences:
- the LOC103455253 gene encoding protein JINGUBANG encodes the protein MECNSSYQYSGNDLYDQSEFPYLSSEPSLQSVPSLTSQSHRQHSFPSNNYHHCLTTLQGHNSYISSLTLAGNFIYTGSSDREIRSWRCNPLLEFNNESPTQHDRNMVAAGKGAVKSLAISGDKLFSAHQDHKIRVWKIDSQEPDFQKCSRLATLPTLGDRASKLLMPKNHVQIRRHKKCTWVHHVDAVSALALSSDELLLYSVSWDRTLKVWSTTDFKCLESVTNAHDDAINAVTSSNDGHVYTGSADKKIKVWKKDFGEKKHFLVATLEKHNSGVNALAMSSDGCVLYSGACDRSIVVWEKKDAGGNMEVLGALRGHTRSILCLAVVADLVCSGSADKSIRIWRGVNRSYSCLAVLEGHKGPVKCLTATIDDHCSSSDSSCVIYSGGLDCDIKVWQVFIPSEL